Part of the Streptomyces sp. RFCAC02 genome is shown below.
GCGCTCGGCACGCCGGTCCGCTTCGTCGAGCAGACCCGGGAGGAGGCGCGGCAGCAGATGCTCGCCTTCATGCCCGAACCGGTCGTGGAGGGCACCCTCGCGATCCTCGGCGAGCCGCTGCCCGCGGAACGCCGGGTGAGCCCGGACATCGAACGGGTCCTGGGCCGCGCGCCGCGCACCTTCGCCGACTGGGCCGCCCGCAACGCCGCGGCCTTCCGCTGACACGACCGGGAGATTCCCTACACCTTCGACGACCACGCCCGACACCTGGACGCCTGGTTCGACGCACTCGGCCTGGACGGCGTCGTCCTGGTCGGGCACGACTGGGGCGGCGCGCTCGCGTTCGACTTCGCCGCCCGGCACCCCGGGCGACGACATCGATCGGATCGGACTTAACACTTGCGTTGACATCAGGGCCGTGGCCGAGGCTGACTGGGAGAGCGCCGAGCAGGTGGAGGACGCCATTGATCTGTTGGCCGAGACGGGACCTACGCTGGGTCGGCCGTTGGTGGACCGGGTCAAGGGCGCCGAGAACCATCACCTGAAGGAACTGAGACCAGGGCCGTCGGGTAGCAGTGAGATCCGCATTCTTTTCGCCTTCGACCCCGTACGCCGGGCGGTGCTTCTGGTGGCGGGCGACAAGGCCGGCAACTGGCGGGGCTGGTACGAGGCCAATATCCCCGTCGCCGATGCGCGTTATCGGGAACACATAGCCGATTCCGAGGGCAGGGAGTACCAATGAGTGCGGTCAGCTGGGAGGAGACGAGGCGCAGGGTGCGTGAGCGCCGCGAAGCCGCGGGGCTGCCCGTGCGGTCGTCGGCGGAGAAGCGGGAGGCGATGGACCGGCTTGTCGCCGAGGTGCGCGCCCACCGCCTTGCGGAGATCCGTCAGGAGCAGGCACTGACCCAGCGTGCTGTCGCCGCGGCCATGGGGGTCTCCGCTCCGCGCGTGTCGGCGATCGAACACGGCGACATCGACCGCGCCGAGCTGGCGACGCTTCGGTCCTACGTGGAAGCCCTCGGCGGACGGTTGCGCGTGGTCGCGGATTTCGGTGATGCGGAGTTCACGGTCGCCTGATTGCTCGGCCGCCCGCCGTCGAGGCCGGCGGGGTGGGCGAGGCCATGATCCTCGACGGGAACCTACTGGCTGGACCGGCACGGGCTGCGCTAGGAAAGGTCCTCGCCCTTTGGCGGCTCGGCGGGTTCCAGCAGGGCGTGCAGCGCGGGGCGCAGCAGGTCGGTGAGGTGTTCGACGGCGGTGTCGCGCAGGTCGGGGAGGCCGAGGAGCTGGTGGCCGATGGTCGCCCCGACGACGGTGGTGACGGCGAGCGCGGCGCGTGCGCGCGCGTCCGGGGTGGCGGGGAGGCCGGCGGCGATCTCGTCGATCTGGCGGCCGAGCGTCGTGCGGGCGTGCTCGGCGGCGTCGGGGTGGGTCAGCATCGAGCGCAGCGTGGCGAGCGACGTGGCGGGCAGGCCGTCGAGCTTGACGCCGAGGGACGCGAGCAGCGCGGTGACCGCGCCGTCGGGGCCCTCGCCGAGGCCCGCGCCGCCCTCGGGCACGCGGACCTCGGCGGCCCGCGCGAAGAGGGCGGCCTTCGAGCCGAAGTACTGCATGACCAGCGCCGGGTCGACGCCCGCCGCGGCGGCGACCGCCCTGATGGTGGCGCGCTCGTACCCGTGGCGGGCGAAGAGGTCGCGGGCCGCGCCGAGGATGCGTTCCTCGGTGCCGCGGCGGCGTTCGGCGCGGGACGTGCTGCGGGCGGGCTCGTTCATGAGCCCGGACCCTACAGGGGCCGGTTTCTGCTCTACACTCGTTGAGCCAGTCACTCAACGAGTGTCGAGTCGAGAGGGGTTCCTCCGTCATGCCCAGCACCGAGCGCGACCCGCTGTCCGTCCTCGCCCGCTACCGCCGGGCCATGCTGACCAAGTCCGCCGACGACCTCGCCGACCTGTACGCGCCCGACGGCGTGCACGAGTTCCCGTTCGCCTTCCCCGGGGTGCCCGGCCGTCTCGCCGGCCGCGAGGCCGTGCGCGAGACCTACCGGGCGCTGTGGGGGGCCACCCCCGTCACCGTCCGCGCCGTCCACGAGGTCGCCGTGCACACCACCGGCGACCCCGCGGTGATCGTGGCCGAGCAGACGGCCGTCACCGCAGGGGCCGACGGCTCCGAGCGGCACGTCCCCGGCCTCCTCGTGCTGCGGGTCGGGGACGACGGCCTGCTCACGCACGTGCGCGACTACATGGACACGGGCGCCGTCCAGCGCGCCCGCGCCACCGCCGGCTGACGGGGGCGTCACGTCCCCCTGTGCGCGAGCCGGCGCACCGTACGGTCCACGTCCGCCGGTGTCACGACGCCGACGGGACGGCCGTCGGCGAGCACCAGCACCCGGTCCTCCGGGCCGGGGTCGAGACGGGGGAGCAGGTCGGACAGCGGCTCGTCGGGGCGGGCGGTACGCGTCTGCGCCAGCGGCCGCATGACCTCCCCGACCGTCGCGCCGTCCGCGCGCGCGGCCCGCTCCGGCGTGACCAGGCCCACCGCCCGGCCCCCCTTGTCCGTGACGGGGTACGCGCGGTGCGCGCGCCCGTGGGCCGGGCCGCCGCGCAGCCGTTCCGCCGGGAGGCCGGAAGGGACGGTCACCGGGTCGGCCGTCATCGACGCGCGCACCGGCACGCCGGCCACCGCCTCCCGCATCCGCGCCTGGCGGCCCTCAGCCGTGGCGGCGACCACGATGAACCAGCCGACCAGCGCCACCCACAGCGGCGCCGCCACCCCGGCCGACACGAACCCCCACACGCCGAGGACCACCAGCGCCCAGCCGAGGACCCGCCCGGCCGTCGCCGCGCCCACCGCCGCGCGCAGCCGGTCGCCGGTCCGCCACCACAGGAACGCCCGCAGCAGCCGCCCGCCGTCCAGTGGCGCGGCGGGCAGGGCGTTGAAGACGCCGAGCAGCAGGTTGACCGCCGCCAGCCAGGCCACCGCCTCGGCCACAGGACCGCCGGCGCCCGCCGCCCACGCGCAGCCCGCGCACAGGAGGCCGAGGACGACGCTCACCAGCGGCCCGGCGCCCGCGACGCGCGCCTCGGCCGCCGGGCCCGGCGCCTCGTCCCGCAGCCGCGTCGCCCCGCCGAGCAGCCACAGCGTGATGTCCTCGACGGGGATGCCGTGCCGCCGCGCCACCACGGCGTGGGCGAGTTCGTGCGCGAGCAGCGAGAGCAGGAACAGCAGCGCCGCGGCGAGCCCGAGCGCCGTGTACAGGGTCCACGACCGCCCGGGATGGGCCGTCGGGAGCCGCTGCGCCGCCAGCCCGTAGGCGATCAGGCCGAAGACCAGGACGACACTCCAGTGCACCCCGGTCCTGACCCCGGCGATCCGGCCCAGCGGGAAGTCCGGCCGCATCCCGCGCTCACCTCCTTCGTCCCGGCGAGTTCGGCGCGGGGCGGGTACCCACGCCTGGCGCGGGGGATGCGGCCGGGCGCGACTCGGCGACCGCGAGCCCGGCGATGGCGGCGAGCATCAGCAGTGTGCCGGTGACCGTGCCCGTGGTGAGCCGCTCGCCGAGGAACAGCACCGCGAGCACCGCCGCGCCGACCGGCTCGATGAGCATCACCACCGACGCCGTGGCCGCCCGGACCACCGCCGCCCCGGCGAAGTACAGCGGGTACGCGAGCGCCGTCGTGACGGTGGCGAGGTAGAACAGCAGCAGGACCACCCGGCCGGGGTGCGCGGTGTGCGGCACCAGGCCCTCGCCCCAGGCGAACGGCAGCATGACGGCCGCGCCGACGGCGAACGACCACACCGTGAGCGTGCGGGGGGACTCACCGGCGCCGTGTCGTCCGGTCCACCGCCCCAGCACGTTCGAGACGGCGTATCCGGCGGCGGACAGCAGCGCCATCACCACCCCCCGGGAATGGACGACGCCCTCCTGGCCGTCAAGCACCAGGATCGTGAGCCCGGCCAGCGCGCCGCCGACCGCCAGGAGCCCGCCGCGTCCCGTGCGCTCGCCCAGGAACAGGCGCCCGCCGGCAGCCGTGAACACCGGAGCGGCCCCCAGCGTGACGATGGTGCCCACCGCCAGACCCGTGTCCCGCACGGCGGCGAAGTAGGCGCTCTGGAAGATCGCCAGGCCGACGCCGGTACCCGTGAACAGCAGCACACGCCCTCTCGTCGGTCGTGGCGCGGCGGTCGTGCCGCGGGCGGGGCGGAGGACACGGACCGCGAGCAGCAGCACCATGCCGGCGAGAAAGCGCCAGAACGAAACGGCCATGGGTCCGAAGTCGCTGGACCGGTAGACGATGTCCACGGCGGCCCCGGTAGTGCCCCAGGTGAGGCCGGCGAACGCCAGGCAGGCAAGGCCGCGGCGCGCCGATCGTGACGCCGCCCCCCGGGCAGGGGTGACGGCAACAGCAGTTCTCGACATGGAAAGGATCTCCGTACG
Proteins encoded:
- a CDS encoding type II toxin-antitoxin system RelE/ParE family toxin, which gives rise to MAEADWESAEQVEDAIDLLAETGPTLGRPLVDRVKGAENHHLKELRPGPSGSSEIRILFAFDPVRRAVLLVAGDKAGNWRGWYEANIPVADARYREHIADSEGREYQ
- a CDS encoding XRE family transcriptional regulator, translating into MSAVSWEETRRRVRERREAAGLPVRSSAEKREAMDRLVAEVRAHRLAEIRQEQALTQRAVAAAMGVSAPRVSAIEHGDIDRAELATLRSYVEALGGRLRVVADFGDAEFTVA
- a CDS encoding TetR/AcrR family transcriptional regulator, whose product is MNEPARSTSRAERRRGTEERILGAARDLFARHGYERATIRAVAAAAGVDPALVMQYFGSKAALFARAAEVRVPEGGAGLGEGPDGAVTALLASLGVKLDGLPATSLATLRSMLTHPDAAEHARTTLGRQIDEIAAGLPATPDARARAALAVTTVVGATIGHQLLGLPDLRDTAVEHLTDLLRPALHALLEPAEPPKGEDLS
- a CDS encoding nuclear transport factor 2 family protein, with amino-acid sequence MPSTERDPLSVLARYRRAMLTKSADDLADLYAPDGVHEFPFAFPGVPGRLAGREAVRETYRALWGATPVTVRAVHEVAVHTTGDPAVIVAEQTAVTAGADGSERHVPGLLVLRVGDDGLLTHVRDYMDTGAVQRARATAG
- a CDS encoding site-2 protease family protein; protein product: MRPDFPLGRIAGVRTGVHWSVVLVFGLIAYGLAAQRLPTAHPGRSWTLYTALGLAAALLFLLSLLAHELAHAVVARRHGIPVEDITLWLLGGATRLRDEAPGPAAEARVAGAGPLVSVVLGLLCAGCAWAAGAGGPVAEAVAWLAAVNLLLGVFNALPAAPLDGGRLLRAFLWWRTGDRLRAAVGAATAGRVLGWALVVLGVWGFVSAGVAAPLWVALVGWFIVVAATAEGRQARMREAVAGVPVRASMTADPVTVPSGLPAERLRGGPAHGRAHRAYPVTDKGGRAVGLVTPERAARADGATVGEVMRPLAQTRTARPDEPLSDLLPRLDPGPEDRVLVLADGRPVGVVTPADVDRTVRRLAHRGT
- a CDS encoding EamA family transporter, with translation MSRTAVAVTPARGAASRSARRGLACLAFAGLTWGTTGAAVDIVYRSSDFGPMAVSFWRFLAGMVLLLAVRVLRPARGTTAAPRPTRGRVLLFTGTGVGLAIFQSAYFAAVRDTGLAVGTIVTLGAAPVFTAAGGRLFLGERTGRGGLLAVGGALAGLTILVLDGQEGVVHSRGVVMALLSAAGYAVSNVLGRWTGRHGAGESPRTLTVWSFAVGAAVMLPFAWGEGLVPHTAHPGRVVLLLFYLATVTTALAYPLYFAGAAVVRAATASVVMLIEPVGAAVLAVLFLGERLTTGTVTGTLLMLAAIAGLAVAESRPAASPAPGVGTRPAPNSPGRRR